A genome region from Mycobacterium sp. 3519A includes the following:
- a CDS encoding methylmalonyl-CoA mutase — MPRSDLRQAPTGDEPVSVGRDRWRARFEAARKRDADFTTLSGVEVEPVYGPDDCAVVPGFERIGWPGQYPFTRGLYPTGYRGKPWTIRQFAGFGNATQTNERYKLILAGGGTGLSVAFDMPTLMGRDSDDPRSRGEVGHCGVAVDSAADMDVLFDGIPLGDVTTSMTISGPAVPIFCMWVVAAERQGVAHANLDGTLQTDIFKEYIAQKEWLFPPAPHLRLIADLIEWCAAEIPRYKPLSVSGYHIREAGATAAQELAFTLADGFAYVELGRSRGLDVDVFAPGLSFFFDAHVDFFEEIAKFRAARRIWARWMRDVYGAKTERAQWLRFHTQTAGVSLTAQQPDNNVVRTAIEALAAVLGGTNSLHTNALDEVLALPSERAARIALRTQQVIADETGAANVVDPLGGSWYVEALTDEMERQAEAIFERIREMGDDGTMLGGVLRGIENGWFTGEIAEAAFAYQQALEKGTKKIVGVNSAVEPDDDDLDILRISAGVEREQCRVLVERRAGRDDGRVRAALAAVVETAKGDDNLIPPMLEAVRAEATLGEICGALRDLWGEWTETPRF, encoded by the coding sequence ATGCCCAGAAGCGACCTTCGTCAGGCCCCCACAGGGGACGAACCGGTGTCAGTCGGCCGGGATCGCTGGCGCGCGCGCTTCGAGGCCGCGCGCAAGCGGGACGCCGACTTCACGACCCTCTCCGGTGTCGAGGTCGAGCCCGTGTACGGGCCGGACGACTGTGCGGTCGTCCCCGGCTTCGAGCGGATCGGATGGCCAGGGCAGTATCCGTTCACCCGCGGCCTTTACCCGACCGGCTACCGCGGCAAGCCCTGGACGATCCGCCAGTTCGCCGGGTTCGGCAACGCCACGCAGACCAACGAGCGGTACAAGCTGATCCTCGCCGGCGGCGGCACCGGGTTGTCTGTCGCATTCGACATGCCGACCCTGATGGGCCGCGACTCCGACGATCCGCGCTCGCGTGGTGAGGTGGGGCACTGCGGGGTTGCCGTCGACTCGGCCGCCGATATGGACGTGCTGTTCGACGGGATACCGCTCGGCGACGTCACGACGTCGATGACGATCAGCGGCCCGGCGGTGCCGATCTTCTGCATGTGGGTCGTCGCGGCCGAGCGCCAAGGGGTCGCCCATGCCAACCTCGACGGCACCCTTCAGACCGACATCTTCAAGGAGTACATCGCGCAGAAGGAATGGCTGTTCCCGCCCGCGCCGCATCTGCGCCTGATCGCCGACCTGATCGAGTGGTGCGCCGCGGAGATCCCGCGCTACAAGCCGTTGTCGGTGTCCGGCTATCACATCAGGGAAGCCGGCGCGACCGCGGCACAGGAGCTCGCGTTCACCCTGGCGGACGGCTTCGCCTATGTCGAACTAGGCCGCTCGCGCGGGCTCGACGTCGATGTCTTTGCGCCCGGGCTGAGCTTTTTCTTCGACGCGCACGTGGACTTCTTCGAGGAGATCGCCAAATTCCGTGCCGCGCGGCGGATCTGGGCACGCTGGATGCGCGACGTCTACGGCGCCAAAACCGAACGCGCCCAATGGCTGCGCTTCCACACGCAGACCGCTGGTGTCTCGCTGACCGCCCAGCAGCCGGACAACAACGTGGTCCGCACTGCGATCGAGGCGCTCGCCGCCGTCCTCGGCGGGACCAACTCACTGCACACCAACGCGCTCGATGAAGTGCTCGCGCTGCCGTCCGAGCGGGCCGCGCGCATCGCGCTGCGCACCCAGCAGGTGATCGCCGACGAGACCGGGGCGGCCAACGTGGTGGACCCGCTCGGCGGGTCGTGGTACGTCGAAGCGCTCACCGACGAGATGGAGCGGCAGGCCGAGGCGATCTTCGAGCGCATCCGCGAGATGGGCGACGATGGCACGATGCTCGGCGGCGTCCTGCGCGGAATCGAAAACGGCTGGTTCACAGGGGAAATCGCAGAGGCCGCCTTCGCCTATCAGCAAGCGCTGGAAAAGGGCACGAAGAAGATCGTCGGCGTCAACAGCGCCGTCGAGCCGGACGACGACGATCTGGACATCCTCCGCATCAGCGCGGGCGTCGAACGCGAGCAGTGCCGAGTCCTCGTCGAGCGGCGCGCCGGGCGCGACGACGGCCGCGTGCGCGCGGCACTCGCGGCGGTGGTCGAGACCGCGAAGGGCGACGACAATCTGATCCCCCCGATGCTGGAGGCGGTGCGCGCCGAGGCGACGCTCGGGGAGATCTGCGGTGCGCTCCGCGACCTGTGGGGCGAGTGGACGGAAACCCCGCGGTTCTGA
- a CDS encoding glucose 1-dehydrogenase, translating to MASLANKVAIVTGGGAGIGRATALAMASAGASLVIGNRGAKLGEEVVRAIEEAGGVAIYQMTDVSKPEDVKALVERAVKEFGRLDLAFNNAGADGEQVPLHDQDVEKASLLFDVNIKGVFYCMKYEIGEMLRTGRGSIVNTSSIFGLNGYPGWSLYSATKHAVTGMTKSAALDYAQLGIRVNAVGPGPVDTALLARGTGGDPHSFASFVPMGRIGQPEEIADSVVWLLSDEARYVTGHTVPVDGGVCAQ from the coding sequence ATGGCATCCTTGGCCAACAAAGTCGCAATCGTGACCGGCGGTGGGGCAGGCATCGGCAGGGCAACCGCCTTAGCGATGGCCAGCGCCGGCGCCTCGCTTGTCATCGGCAATCGCGGGGCCAAGCTCGGCGAAGAAGTCGTGCGGGCCATCGAGGAGGCCGGCGGGGTTGCGATCTATCAGATGACCGATGTGAGTAAGCCCGAGGACGTGAAGGCTCTGGTCGAGCGGGCTGTCAAGGAGTTCGGGCGGCTGGACCTGGCTTTCAACAACGCCGGGGCGGACGGCGAGCAGGTGCCCCTCCACGACCAAGACGTCGAAAAGGCGTCGTTGCTGTTCGACGTGAACATCAAGGGCGTCTTCTATTGCATGAAGTACGAGATCGGGGAAATGCTCAGGACGGGCCGCGGCTCGATTGTGAACACCTCGTCAATCTTCGGGCTCAACGGCTACCCCGGTTGGTCGTTGTATTCGGCCACAAAGCACGCGGTCACCGGCATGACCAAATCGGCGGCCCTGGACTACGCCCAGCTAGGCATCCGGGTCAATGCAGTGGGCCCGGGTCCGGTGGATACTGCGCTGCTGGCAAGGGGAACCGGAGGCGATCCGCATAGCTTCGCTTCATTCGTCCCGATGGGACGGATTGGCCAGCCCGAAGAGATCGCTGATTCTGTCGTCTGGCTGCTGTCCGACGAGGCCAGATACGTCACCGGACACACGGTTCCGGTCGATGGAGGCGTCTGCGCGCAGTGA
- a CDS encoding iron ABC transporter permease has protein sequence MTTTPPMESTLVLERDPDERPQLERKIRAPRPRRSGALPLSVLTIAVAALVVPPLISIVIRSFTTVTPLGEPGEPTLGNFAALANQGGLTQTLINTAVTTIGSTLLALIIGGGLAWMVERTNAPGGGLCRLMMLISLSVPYILYAIAWIMLLGPDGPINSVTRHVGFTIGANSLTAMIIVEALIAVPLAFLFIGAVLRTIDASLEEAAATSGAGHFQTLLRVTGPLALPGILGVGLLILIRILESFEIPALVGLPGGIHVMTTMIFLDSQRFPPDYGTAGAYAVLLMLAVVVLLYFANRLNRRADAFATVTGKPTQPRTIDLGNKRWVGTAAIAVFGVFALIAPMVIIVWASLVTYYHAPSLSGLAEVTLDNYRQMFEQATFLPSVMNTIVVGTVSATAVTAIAAVGVFLSLRLRAPGGQFFDQFAMTPLVIPGVILGFSLAAFYLSVPLPIYATLWILLIGYTTRYLPFGMRYATAGMIQIHRSLEEAAEVGGARHWTTFRRVVLPIARPALVAGWIFIFLMASKELSMSVLLASPGNEVLSVSMYHQWINGQTNQVATVGVLWAAFLCVVMLALFLFSRRRGVSFAV, from the coding sequence GTGACGACCACCCCGCCCATGGAGTCAACCCTGGTCCTGGAGCGCGATCCCGACGAACGCCCACAGCTGGAACGCAAGATCCGGGCGCCACGACCTCGGCGATCGGGCGCACTACCGCTCAGCGTCCTCACGATCGCAGTGGCGGCGCTCGTCGTGCCGCCACTGATCAGCATCGTGATTCGCAGCTTCACCACGGTGACCCCGCTCGGCGAACCCGGTGAGCCCACACTGGGCAATTTCGCCGCCCTTGCCAACCAGGGTGGGCTGACGCAGACGTTGATCAATACTGCGGTGACGACAATCGGTTCCACCCTGCTGGCCCTCATCATCGGGGGCGGACTGGCCTGGATGGTGGAACGTACAAATGCGCCCGGCGGTGGCCTCTGCCGCCTGATGATGCTCATCTCGCTGTCGGTTCCCTACATTCTCTACGCAATCGCGTGGATCATGCTGCTCGGCCCCGACGGGCCCATCAACTCGGTCACTCGGCACGTCGGCTTCACGATCGGGGCGAACTCGCTGACCGCCATGATCATCGTCGAGGCATTGATCGCCGTGCCGCTGGCCTTCCTGTTCATTGGTGCCGTTCTCAGGACCATCGATGCTTCACTCGAGGAGGCCGCCGCCACTTCGGGCGCGGGGCATTTCCAGACCCTGTTACGGGTGACCGGCCCGTTGGCACTGCCGGGGATTCTCGGTGTCGGGCTGCTCATCCTCATCCGGATCCTCGAATCGTTCGAAATCCCCGCCCTCGTCGGGCTGCCCGGCGGCATCCACGTCATGACCACCATGATTTTTCTTGACTCCCAACGCTTTCCACCGGACTACGGAACGGCTGGCGCCTACGCGGTGCTGCTGATGCTGGCCGTCGTGGTGCTCCTGTACTTCGCGAACCGGCTCAACCGGCGCGCCGACGCATTCGCCACCGTCACCGGCAAACCGACCCAACCCCGCACCATCGACCTCGGCAACAAACGATGGGTCGGCACCGCCGCGATCGCCGTCTTCGGGGTGTTCGCGCTCATTGCCCCGATGGTCATCATCGTCTGGGCCTCGCTCGTCACGTACTACCACGCTCCGTCGCTGTCGGGGCTGGCCGAGGTCACCCTCGACAACTATCGCCAGATGTTCGAGCAGGCGACGTTCCTTCCGTCCGTGATGAACACCATCGTCGTCGGTACGGTGTCGGCCACGGCGGTGACGGCGATCGCCGCAGTCGGCGTTTTCCTGAGCCTGCGGCTGCGCGCGCCTGGCGGTCAGTTCTTCGACCAGTTCGCGATGACCCCACTCGTCATTCCTGGTGTGATCCTTGGTTTTTCGCTGGCGGCGTTCTATCTTTCGGTACCTCTGCCGATCTACGCCACGCTATGGATCCTTCTCATCGGCTATACCACGCGTTATCTTCCGTTCGGAATGCGTTACGCCACGGCCGGGATGATTCAGATCCACCGGTCACTGGAAGAAGCAGCGGAAGTCGGGGGAGCGCGCCACTGGACCACGTTCCGCCGCGTCGTGCTTCCGATCGCCCGGCCTGCCCTGGTGGCGGGCTGGATCTTCATCTTCCTCATGGCCAGCAAGGAGTTGTCCATGTCCGTCCTACTCGCCAGCCCCGGCAACGAGGTGCTGTCCGTGTCGATGTATCACCAGTGGATCAACGGCCAAACCAACCAAGTCGCAACTGTAGGGGTGCTGTGGGCGGCATTCCTCTGCGTCGTCATGCTGGCGCTGTTCCTGTTCAGTCGCCGCCGCGGCGTGTCATTCGCGGTCTGA
- a CDS encoding MFS transporter, with amino-acid sequence MRGTAAMPAHTRMPPSVLWICLACMTADGYDVVSYGAVLPMMLADSDWGLTVPQAGLLGSLTPVGMLVGAMVVGLLTDIVGRRRLVVASVTIFSLAMVLCAIAPGVIPFGIGRVLVGFGVGGVVPSIAALVFEYSSPHKRNVHTGLVFAGIGVGGAAAALVGATLVPAFGFRMEFVVGGLAALVIVPLAVAFLPESLAHLRAAGREAEARRWAARLGIAPEAGPASQSTGAAVAGRFVALFTGGRALMTVLFWMIAFASLLVLFGIFTWLPHLMRSTGYELGSALMFLMVLNMGAAVGPLLVGRVADRVGSKAAIAGSFLLAVVGIAVLSYRLPTPLLYAAVVVAGIGTVGAQTLVNVFIASRYPVQIRATAIGAALSVGRLGAIIGPLYGSLLLSAELGLQVLFAAFAAPALIGAVLVILMPTRRMATDRMAVATPPASSG; translated from the coding sequence ATGAGAGGCACCGCGGCGATGCCCGCGCACACCCGGATGCCACCGAGCGTGCTGTGGATCTGCCTTGCATGTATGACGGCCGACGGCTACGACGTGGTCTCCTACGGCGCTGTCCTGCCCATGATGCTCGCCGACTCAGACTGGGGTCTGACGGTGCCACAGGCCGGCCTGCTTGGCAGTCTCACGCCGGTCGGGATGCTGGTCGGGGCGATGGTCGTGGGGCTGCTCACCGACATCGTCGGTCGCCGGCGATTGGTGGTGGCCAGCGTCACCATCTTCTCGCTGGCCATGGTCCTGTGTGCGATTGCGCCCGGCGTGATTCCGTTCGGGATCGGGCGGGTGCTGGTCGGGTTCGGGGTTGGCGGGGTCGTGCCGTCGATCGCGGCGCTGGTGTTCGAGTACTCCTCGCCGCACAAGCGCAATGTGCATACCGGATTGGTCTTCGCCGGCATCGGCGTCGGGGGTGCGGCTGCAGCGCTGGTAGGTGCAACGCTGGTCCCGGCGTTCGGGTTCCGCATGGAGTTCGTGGTGGGCGGCCTCGCCGCGCTGGTGATCGTGCCGCTGGCCGTGGCCTTCCTGCCCGAGTCCCTCGCCCACCTGCGCGCCGCCGGGCGCGAGGCCGAAGCGCGACGATGGGCCGCACGGCTCGGCATCGCCCCCGAGGCCGGACCGGCGTCACAATCCACGGGGGCCGCGGTGGCCGGCAGGTTTGTCGCTCTGTTCACCGGCGGACGCGCCCTGATGACCGTGTTGTTCTGGATGATCGCGTTCGCGTCACTGCTGGTGCTGTTCGGGATCTTTACCTGGTTGCCGCATCTCATGCGCTCCACCGGCTACGAGCTGGGCTCGGCGTTGATGTTTCTGATGGTGCTCAACATGGGCGCCGCCGTGGGGCCGTTGCTTGTCGGCCGAGTGGCGGATCGGGTCGGCTCGAAGGCAGCCATCGCGGGATCGTTCCTGCTCGCCGTCGTCGGGATCGCGGTGCTCAGCTATCGGCTGCCGACGCCGTTGCTGTACGCGGCGGTCGTGGTGGCGGGAATCGGAACCGTCGGCGCGCAAACGCTCGTCAACGTGTTCATCGCCAGCCGGTACCCGGTGCAGATCCGGGCCACCGCTATCGGTGCCGCGTTGTCTGTCGGCAGGCTCGGCGCGATCATCGGCCCGCTTTACGGCAGCCTGCTGCTGTCCGCCGAGTTAGGACTGCAGGTGCTGTTCGCGGCCTTCGCTGCACCCGCCTTGATCGGCGCGGTCCTGGTGATATTGATGCCTACGCGGCGCATGGCGACAGACCGCATGGCGGTTGCCACTCCCCCTGCGAGCAGCGGCTGA
- a CDS encoding methyltransferase domain-containing protein, giving the protein MIATDRLSETESTDAEAFGRRMLGVLNDAAVALLLSIGHQTGLFDCMANLASATSAEIASAAGLDERYVREWLGGMVCASIVDYDSTTHTYHLPADHAPALTRAGGTDNVAKMTQYIALLGEVEQRIVGCFRNGGGLSYNAFPRFHAVRAEASGEVFDAALVGTILPLVNGLTQRLRGGIDVADFGCGQGHAINVMAREFPASRFTGYDFSEETIAAARAEADALGLSNTTFHVRDLAVPAASEAFDAIVVFDAIHDQVHPDKVLANIYRELRAGGDLLVVDIKASSDLAQNRRVPWASWLYTVSTMHCMTVSLSAGGTGLGTVWGQELATAMLADAGFAEVDIAQVDSDPFNNYYIARK; this is encoded by the coding sequence ATGATTGCAACAGACCGGCTTTCCGAAACTGAATCCACTGACGCCGAGGCGTTTGGCCGTCGGATGCTCGGCGTTTTGAACGACGCGGCCGTTGCGCTGCTGCTCAGCATCGGCCATCAGACCGGTCTGTTCGACTGTATGGCCAACCTTGCGTCGGCTACCAGTGCTGAAATCGCCTCGGCTGCAGGACTTGATGAGCGCTATGTGCGTGAATGGCTGGGCGGAATGGTTTGTGCGTCGATCGTTGACTATGACTCGACGACGCATACCTATCATCTGCCAGCCGATCATGCACCGGCGTTGACGCGGGCTGGCGGCACCGACAATGTCGCCAAGATGACCCAGTACATCGCCCTTCTCGGCGAGGTCGAACAGCGCATCGTCGGCTGCTTTCGCAATGGAGGCGGTTTGTCGTACAACGCGTTTCCGCGCTTTCACGCGGTACGCGCTGAAGCGAGCGGTGAGGTGTTCGATGCTGCGCTGGTCGGTACGATTCTGCCGTTGGTCAACGGGCTGACGCAACGACTGCGCGGGGGTATCGACGTCGCCGATTTCGGTTGCGGTCAAGGACATGCCATCAATGTGATGGCCCGGGAGTTTCCGGCGAGTAGGTTCACCGGTTACGACTTCTCCGAGGAGACCATAGCCGCGGCGCGGGCGGAAGCGGATGCGTTGGGCTTGTCCAACACGACGTTTCATGTGCGCGATCTCGCTGTGCCGGCTGCTTCGGAGGCATTTGACGCCATCGTGGTGTTTGATGCGATTCATGACCAGGTCCACCCTGACAAGGTGCTTGCGAATATTTATCGTGAGCTGCGGGCCGGTGGTGATCTGCTGGTGGTCGACATCAAGGCGTCATCGGATCTTGCGCAGAACCGTCGGGTTCCGTGGGCTTCCTGGCTATACACGGTGTCGACGATGCATTGCATGACGGTTTCGTTATCGGCCGGTGGGACAGGGCTGGGCACGGTGTGGGGCCAGGAGTTGGCCACCGCCATGCTGGCCGACGCCGGCTTCGCCGAGGTGGACATCGCGCAGGTCGACAGCGACCCGTTCAACAACTACTACATCGCCCGCAAGTGA
- a CDS encoding cobalamin B12-binding domain-containing protein, with protein sequence MTDNNIGRGTIRVVVAKAGLDGHDRGVKIVARALRDAGVEVIYTGLHQTPEQIVQAAIQEDADAVGVSILSGAHMTLFPRIVELLREHDAADILVFGGGIIPREDVPKLKAVGVAELFMPGASTEAIVEWLRGAVRTSAS encoded by the coding sequence ATGACCGACAACAACATTGGGCGGGGCACCATCCGCGTGGTCGTTGCCAAGGCCGGCCTCGACGGTCACGATCGCGGTGTCAAGATCGTCGCGCGGGCGCTGCGCGACGCGGGCGTCGAGGTCATCTACACCGGGCTGCATCAGACGCCTGAACAGATCGTGCAGGCGGCAATCCAGGAGGACGCCGACGCCGTCGGCGTGTCGATCCTGTCCGGAGCGCACATGACCCTGTTCCCGCGGATCGTCGAGCTGCTGCGCGAACACGACGCCGCGGACATTCTCGTCTTTGGCGGAGGCATCATTCCGCGCGAGGACGTTCCCAAACTCAAAGCCGTTGGCGTCGCGGAGCTGTTCATGCCGGGCGCCTCGACCGAGGCGATCGTGGAATGGCTGCGCGGCGCGGTACGTACCTCGGCGTCGTGA
- a CDS encoding SDR family oxidoreductase: MANNQFTTHTKLFDLSGKYALVTGGTRGIGMMIARGLLQAGAHVVISSRKADACAEAQHLLSEFGSVEAIPADLSRHDECQRLADLVTVDSGRLDILVNNAGAMWREPLATFPDEAWDAVLDLNLKSPFWLVQALLPALRRAGTADDPARIINVGSIAAIHVAQSPNYSYASSKAALHQLTRVLARELGPQHVTVNAVAPGPFPSQMMASTLDAIGDTIVAAAPLRRLGRDDDMAGTAVFLASRAGSYLTGTVIPVDGGIATTASGT; this comes from the coding sequence ATGGCGAACAACCAATTCACCACTCACACAAAGCTATTCGATCTGAGTGGGAAGTACGCTCTTGTCACTGGGGGTACCAGGGGCATCGGGATGATGATCGCGCGCGGCCTTCTCCAGGCGGGCGCCCACGTCGTCATAAGCTCACGCAAGGCGGACGCGTGCGCCGAGGCGCAGCATCTGCTGTCCGAATTCGGCAGCGTCGAAGCAATCCCCGCCGACCTGTCCAGGCACGACGAGTGTCAGCGGCTCGCTGATCTCGTGACGGTAGACTCGGGTCGCCTGGACATCCTCGTCAACAACGCGGGAGCGATGTGGCGCGAGCCGCTGGCGACATTCCCGGACGAGGCCTGGGACGCAGTGCTCGACCTCAACCTCAAGTCGCCGTTCTGGCTGGTGCAGGCGCTGCTCCCAGCACTGCGCAGGGCGGGTACCGCCGATGATCCCGCACGGATCATCAACGTCGGCAGTATCGCCGCCATCCACGTCGCGCAGTCACCCAACTACTCGTACGCCAGCAGCAAAGCGGCGCTCCACCAACTCACCAGGGTGCTGGCCAGAGAGCTGGGCCCACAGCACGTCACGGTGAACGCGGTGGCACCTGGACCGTTCCCGTCGCAGATGATGGCGTCGACGCTCGATGCCATCGGTGACACGATCGTGGCGGCGGCCCCGCTGCGCCGGCTCGGCCGCGACGACGACATGGCGGGTACCGCCGTGTTCCTTGCCAGCCGTGCTGGGTCCTACCTCACGGGCACCGTCATCCCGGTAGACGGCGGCATCGCGACGACCGCGTCGGGTACCTAG
- a CDS encoding S9 family peptidase, with the protein MLTPHCVGARDVGRSLIAIDVHGQTVIRVQRRIAPPHRVNAFGFADHERRDADVFASSGLPCLEHHDGMPTSEVFSRNGIPRKDTTMEFIFHDQAFKFETLRAAGFAADAGADIGEVIVTTSRIPDGDEDAWTAAWKATAERTARRGHDSLDVGDSVSAREAFFRASSYYRCAEFYRRKDPLNDPQVLELSRLSKEYLVKAAELLDGPFSEVQIPFEGGSLPGYLFLVDDSGTPRPTVIYTNGFDSTREEGYFVIGAAALRRGYNFLAYDGPGQGWKIREEKVPYRPDWENVLGPVVDYALSVPEIDDAKIVQFGYSLGGYLVSRYAAHDHRSAALVCNDGMTTFYASYPPIPADILNLIEERRDDEALPLFEAMIKDDTNARWGLQNGMWVNGVANFAEYVRSTRDYTLTDQDIASIQTPVLLLEGEDDSVFAGQASKVAAGLKAPHEHVIMSSAEGAGAHCHEGAMLLLHQTVFNFLAKTLR; encoded by the coding sequence GTGCTGACGCCACACTGTGTCGGGGCGCGCGACGTTGGGCGTTCACTAATCGCCATAGATGTGCATGGCCAAACCGTCATCCGCGTCCAGCGTCGTATTGCACCTCCACACCGCGTCAACGCATTTGGTTTTGCTGACCACGAGCGGCGCGACGCGGACGTGTTCGCATCGAGCGGACTGCCATGCTTGGAACACCACGATGGCATGCCCACGTCAGAAGTGTTTTCTCGCAATGGAATTCCGAGGAAGGATACAACGATGGAGTTCATCTTCCACGACCAGGCGTTCAAATTCGAGACGCTGCGCGCGGCCGGGTTCGCTGCCGACGCCGGAGCGGACATCGGCGAGGTCATCGTCACCACCAGCCGGATTCCCGACGGTGACGAGGATGCGTGGACGGCGGCGTGGAAGGCTACCGCTGAACGCACGGCCCGGCGGGGCCATGACTCGCTGGACGTGGGCGACTCGGTGAGTGCCCGCGAGGCGTTCTTCCGCGCCTCGAGCTACTACCGCTGCGCAGAGTTCTACCGCCGCAAAGATCCCCTCAATGATCCTCAGGTCCTCGAATTGTCCCGGCTCTCCAAGGAATACCTCGTCAAGGCTGCCGAATTGCTCGACGGGCCGTTCTCGGAGGTGCAGATCCCCTTCGAAGGCGGCTCGCTGCCGGGCTATCTTTTCCTGGTTGACGACAGCGGCACCCCCCGCCCAACGGTCATCTACACCAACGGCTTCGACTCCACCCGCGAGGAGGGCTACTTCGTCATCGGCGCCGCAGCGTTGCGCCGCGGGTACAACTTCCTCGCCTACGACGGGCCGGGGCAGGGCTGGAAGATCCGGGAGGAGAAAGTGCCCTACCGCCCTGACTGGGAAAACGTTTTGGGCCCGGTCGTGGACTATGCGTTGAGCGTCCCGGAGATCGACGACGCGAAAATCGTTCAATTCGGCTACAGCCTCGGCGGATATTTGGTGTCGCGCTACGCGGCGCACGATCACCGCTCGGCGGCGCTTGTGTGCAACGACGGAATGACGACGTTCTACGCCTCCTATCCGCCGATCCCCGCCGACATCTTGAACCTGATCGAAGAGAGGCGTGACGACGAAGCACTGCCCTTGTTCGAAGCGATGATCAAAGACGACACCAACGCGCGCTGGGGATTGCAGAACGGTATGTGGGTCAACGGCGTTGCGAATTTCGCCGAGTACGTCCGCAGCACCCGCGACTACACACTCACCGATCAGGACATCGCGAGCATCCAGACACCGGTGCTGCTGCTAGAAGGCGAGGATGACTCGGTGTTCGCCGGGCAGGCTTCGAAGGTCGCCGCGGGGTTGAAGGCGCCTCACGAGCACGTCATCATGTCCAGCGCCGAAGGTGCGGGCGCACACTGCCACGAGGGCGCGATGCTTCTGTTGCACCAGACCGTCTTCAACTTCCTTGCCAAGACCCTGCGTTAG
- a CDS encoding helix-turn-helix transcriptional regulator, with product MAPVDLRSDIREFLSSRRARIAPEQAGLPAYGGNRRVKGLRREEVALLAGVSVDYYVRMERGSLAGASDGVLNALASALQLDEAERDHLFHLARQSGSGGGPRRRRRAVTVRSTLRQVLDAISDAPAWICSGRYDVLAANQLARALFSPVLADPRRPANAARFVYLAPEAAREFFVDYDQIAADMAAKLRMEAGRNPHDEELITLVGELSTCSELFRQRWASQDVRLHRSGRKRLHHPIVGQLDLDVESLELPAEPGLHLTVYTAPAGTPTADGLALLASWAAGQPGLSPGSPAPRARR from the coding sequence ATGGCCCCGGTGGATCTGCGCTCCGACATCCGCGAGTTTCTCAGCTCACGTCGCGCCCGCATTGCCCCCGAGCAGGCGGGGCTGCCCGCGTACGGCGGCAATCGTCGGGTCAAAGGTCTGCGTCGCGAGGAGGTCGCACTCCTGGCGGGGGTTTCAGTGGACTACTACGTGCGCATGGAACGCGGCAGCCTCGCTGGTGCCTCCGACGGCGTCCTCAACGCGTTGGCCTCTGCCTTGCAGCTCGACGAAGCCGAGCGCGATCACCTGTTCCACCTCGCTCGCCAATCCGGGTCGGGCGGCGGCCCACGCCGGCGCAGGCGTGCCGTGACGGTGCGGTCGACATTGCGGCAGGTGCTCGACGCCATCTCTGATGCACCGGCCTGGATCTGTAGCGGACGTTATGACGTGCTTGCCGCGAATCAACTTGCCCGCGCGCTGTTTTCACCAGTGCTGGCCGACCCGCGACGGCCCGCGAACGCGGCGCGGTTCGTCTATCTCGCCCCCGAGGCGGCCAGAGAATTCTTCGTCGACTACGACCAGATCGCCGCTGACATGGCCGCCAAGCTACGCATGGAAGCCGGCCGCAATCCGCATGACGAGGAGCTGATCACCCTGGTCGGCGAACTGTCAACCTGCAGTGAGCTATTCCGGCAGCGATGGGCATCTCAGGACGTGCGGCTGCACCGGTCCGGCCGCAAGCGACTGCACCATCCGATCGTCGGCCAGCTCGACTTGGACGTCGAGTCCCTGGAACTGCCCGCGGAACCCGGCCTGCACCTCACCGTCTATACCGCGCCCGCGGGCACGCCGACCGCTGACGGTCTAGCGCTCCTGGCGTCGTGGGCCGCCGGCCAGCCCGGACTCAGTCCAGGATCGCCCGCGCCGCGCGCTCGGCGATGA